One genomic region from Spirosoma sp. KCTC 42546 encodes:
- a CDS encoding capsule assembly Wzi family protein — MALVYWFMRTLYLITCLISLTRLVVRAQSVPSTGTVHYSAEIGGLATSNDQNPFWLRANQYNIIPVQGSFGTVRLGIQRDYKPRPDSIPKRKSRFDWGFGAYAVANVGPRSTSNNPAILLPDAYVKIRFGALELYGGNRREVAGLGDTLLTSGFVAWSGNAMPFPKIQLHTPDYVPIGFTKKLLAFRVGYAHGWLIDSYIQGSYLHQKYFYGRIGKPTWRVRFYAGLNHQVQWGGHAAYLLNRPDLAVNGGLPTSFQDYLSIITGRYPDALENNRFTTFDGTNRVGNHVGNYDVALEWKGVRTNWLLYHQHMYDDASGLALQNVPDGLTGLRFQNHATTNTRFRFQRLVLEWLSTTNQSGPTFDPTARYQGADNYFNNSQYIEGWSYRGRTIGTPFIMPRSDLAPAVATEYAGNGFYPNNRVVAWYLGTISAFQRGPILTTRLSYSRNFGSYKQPYPQVFHQLSTLVSAQWPIRKWSGTSLTTTLSLDRGELMPDAFAGYLSLKKFW; from the coding sequence ATGGCCTTAGTTTACTGGTTTATGCGGACACTTTACCTGATTACGTGCCTTATTAGTTTAACCAGGCTGGTTGTTCGGGCCCAATCGGTTCCATCGACGGGTACCGTTCATTACTCAGCTGAAATTGGTGGGCTGGCAACATCAAACGACCAAAACCCTTTCTGGTTGCGGGCTAATCAGTACAATATCATTCCTGTACAGGGATCATTCGGAACGGTTCGGTTGGGTATACAACGCGACTACAAACCCCGACCCGATTCGATACCAAAACGGAAATCCCGTTTCGACTGGGGTTTTGGGGCTTATGCTGTTGCCAATGTGGGTCCTCGATCAACGTCTAACAATCCGGCTATTCTGTTGCCTGATGCGTATGTAAAAATCCGTTTTGGTGCGCTGGAGCTTTATGGGGGCAACCGCCGTGAAGTGGCTGGCTTAGGTGATACGCTCCTGACGTCGGGCTTTGTGGCCTGGTCTGGTAATGCAATGCCGTTTCCGAAAATCCAGTTACATACGCCTGATTATGTGCCCATTGGCTTTACCAAAAAACTGCTGGCTTTTCGGGTTGGCTATGCACATGGCTGGCTTATCGACTCGTACATTCAGGGGAGTTATCTTCATCAGAAATACTTCTATGGCCGAATCGGGAAGCCAACTTGGCGGGTTCGTTTCTATGCTGGGCTGAATCATCAGGTGCAATGGGGTGGCCATGCTGCTTATTTGCTTAATCGACCCGATTTAGCTGTCAATGGAGGGTTACCAACTTCCTTCCAGGACTATCTATCAATTATTACCGGTCGGTATCCTGATGCGCTGGAAAACAACCGATTCACTACGTTCGATGGGACGAATCGCGTGGGTAACCACGTTGGGAACTATGATGTAGCGCTGGAATGGAAAGGTGTTCGAACGAACTGGCTACTCTATCATCAGCACATGTACGATGATGCATCAGGTCTGGCATTGCAAAATGTACCAGATGGATTAACGGGCTTACGGTTTCAAAATCATGCCACAACAAACACCCGTTTTCGGTTTCAGCGACTCGTTCTCGAATGGCTGAGTACAACGAATCAAAGCGGCCCAACCTTCGACCCAACAGCCCGCTATCAGGGAGCTGATAATTACTTTAATAACAGCCAGTACATTGAGGGATGGTCGTATCGGGGACGAACAATTGGAACGCCTTTCATCATGCCTCGTTCGGATTTGGCACCAGCGGTAGCTACTGAATATGCAGGCAATGGATTTTACCCGAATAATCGGGTTGTGGCGTGGTACCTGGGTACGATAAGTGCTTTTCAACGGGGGCCAATACTAACGACACGACTTTCTTACAGCCGAAATTTTGGTTCTTACAAACAGCCTTACCCACAAGTTTTCCATCAGTTATCCACCCTAGTAAGCGCCCAGTGGCCTATTCGTAAATGGTCGGGTACATCACTAACAACAACACTATCGCTTGATCGGGGGGAGTTGATGCCAGATGCGTTTGCCGGTTACCTAAGTTTGAAAAAGTTCTGGTAA
- a CDS encoding aldo/keto reductase, with translation MTIPSTTLNNGVEMPLLGLGVFAPAQANEVQQAIEWALEAGCRLIDTAAAYGNEREVANAIRASGIPRSDIFITTKVWNDDQGYTRTLRAFNRSLERLGLDVVDLYLIHWPIKEHRHETWRALEKIYSDGRARAIGVSNHYPAHLEELLTEAHIIPAVNQFELSPYSYLPEVLDYCHEKTIQPEGYAPLVRGEKANDPKLVALAEKYGKSTYQMLIRWSLQHGVVTIPKSVKRERIQENFDVLDFTISDEDMAEMNTFYDNTRIADDPRDIA, from the coding sequence ATGACTATACCCTCTACCACACTTAATAATGGTGTTGAAATGCCGCTATTGGGCCTTGGTGTTTTTGCGCCAGCTCAGGCCAATGAAGTACAGCAGGCAATTGAGTGGGCACTTGAAGCGGGTTGCCGATTGATTGACACCGCAGCTGCCTATGGCAATGAACGCGAAGTAGCCAATGCCATCAGAGCCAGCGGAATTCCCCGAAGTGATATCTTCATTACTACCAAAGTCTGGAACGACGATCAGGGTTATACCCGAACACTCCGGGCATTCAACCGGAGTCTGGAACGGCTTGGCCTCGATGTAGTGGATTTATACCTGATCCACTGGCCCATAAAAGAGCACCGACACGAAACATGGCGGGCTCTCGAAAAAATCTACTCCGACGGGCGAGCCCGTGCCATTGGGGTTTCAAATCATTACCCGGCACATTTGGAGGAACTATTGACCGAGGCCCATATAATACCCGCCGTCAATCAGTTTGAGCTAAGTCCCTACAGCTACCTGCCCGAAGTCCTGGATTATTGTCACGAGAAGACTATACAGCCTGAAGGGTATGCACCTTTGGTACGTGGCGAGAAAGCAAATGATCCAAAACTGGTTGCACTGGCCGAAAAATATGGCAAAAGCACGTACCAGATGCTCATCCGGTGGTCATTGCAACATGGCGTCGTTACCATTCCAAAGTCGGTGAAACGAGAACGAATTCAGGAAAATTTCGATGTATTGGATTTCACGATTTCCGACGAAGATATGGCCGAGATGAATACCTTCTATGACAATACTCGTATAGCCGACGATCCACGGGACATAGCTTAG
- a CDS encoding Nif3-like dinuclear metal center hexameric protein, translating into MPTSPFYLNDIADFLRDELAADRYPGTEQGGTYYPSKRPIRRLGLALEPFPKLADWVSETHIDALWLHRPWQLDLTSLPTDLGVLTHHLPFDETLTIGYNPRLAKQMGAIGSLEPIGYKQDSAEAGKVLPRRPLGMLIDIPPQEFDQWLTTVKAMFGGYDRAEAGRGTAGWQPTSYRVAVVGAMTDVLVREAAAKGATMYLTGSYRKPGQQAVDATGIAFIAVGHRRSEVWGLRELANLLHKHYSIECIVHEPTILSKL; encoded by the coding sequence ATGCCTACGTCACCATTCTATTTAAACGATATTGCTGATTTTCTGCGAGATGAGTTGGCGGCTGATCGCTATCCTGGCACTGAGCAGGGCGGGACTTATTACCCGTCCAAACGCCCGATCCGACGGCTTGGCCTAGCCTTAGAGCCATTTCCTAAACTAGCAGACTGGGTCAGTGAGACGCATATCGACGCCCTTTGGCTACACCGGCCCTGGCAGCTCGACTTAACGAGTCTGCCGACTGATCTCGGAGTTTTGACGCACCATCTGCCCTTTGATGAAACCCTGACAATTGGCTATAATCCTCGACTGGCGAAGCAAATGGGAGCTATTGGCAGCTTAGAGCCAATCGGCTATAAACAAGATAGCGCTGAGGCTGGCAAGGTATTGCCCCGCCGACCTCTCGGGATGCTTATTGATATTCCCCCGCAGGAATTTGATCAGTGGCTTACAACTGTCAAAGCCATGTTCGGAGGGTATGATCGGGCTGAAGCCGGACGAGGTACCGCCGGTTGGCAACCCACCAGCTATCGAGTTGCTGTAGTGGGAGCCATGACGGATGTGCTTGTCCGGGAAGCGGCTGCAAAGGGTGCAACCATGTATTTAACGGGGTCGTATCGTAAACCCGGCCAACAGGCAGTTGATGCCACGGGCATTGCCTTTATTGCTGTTGGCCATCGCCGAAGCGAAGTTTGGGGATTACGTGAGTTGGCTAATCTGTTACACAAACACTATTCTATTGAGTGCATCGTTCATGAACCAACAATACTCAGCAAACTGTAA
- a CDS encoding MATE family efflux transporter: MTKFFRLFLAALRGSETNFTTGSINRAIFLLSVPMILEMVMESLFAVVDVFFVAKIGTEAIATVGLTESVLTIVYSIAIGLSTAATALVSRRVGEDNQRGAGHAVGQVILVSVALGLFMGVVGFVFAEDILRLMGGDSKLIANGAGFTRMIFASAPAIMLLYTLSGCLRGSGDASVAMRSLWLANGVNIILCPVFIFGLGPFPEMGVMGSAVATTIGRSMGVLYQLYALTRVKGVIQVLQSDVTPDLSLIRNLLSLAIGGTSQFLVGSASWIFLTRILSTFGSDVVAGYTIAIRIIVFTILPSWGMANAAATLVGQNLGAGQPERAETSAWRAAFCNMLFLAAVGIGFFLGATPIVGLFDNNVRVVEIAVECLRVFCLGYLFMAYGMVLSQSLNGAGDTRTPTLINIVCFWVVEIPLAYTLAHLLHWGPPGVFWSVAISETLLAGIAIWIFRRGRWKTVQV, encoded by the coding sequence ATGACCAAATTCTTTCGGTTATTCCTGGCCGCATTGCGTGGTTCGGAAACCAATTTTACAACCGGCAGTATTAACCGGGCTATTTTTCTGCTATCGGTGCCGATGATTCTGGAAATGGTGATGGAGTCACTCTTTGCGGTGGTCGACGTCTTTTTTGTGGCCAAAATCGGTACGGAAGCCATTGCTACAGTGGGCCTGACGGAGTCGGTACTCACTATTGTTTACTCCATTGCTATTGGCCTGAGCACAGCAGCTACGGCACTGGTATCCCGTCGGGTCGGCGAAGACAACCAGCGTGGGGCGGGGCATGCGGTTGGGCAGGTTATACTCGTGTCCGTTGCGCTGGGCCTGTTTATGGGCGTAGTCGGTTTTGTCTTTGCCGAAGACATCCTGCGCCTGATGGGTGGGGACTCAAAACTTATTGCCAACGGGGCCGGGTTTACGCGGATGATTTTCGCCAGTGCGCCCGCCATCATGCTCCTGTATACGCTAAGTGGCTGCCTGCGGGGTTCAGGCGATGCATCGGTAGCGATGCGCTCGCTATGGCTGGCCAACGGCGTAAACATCATCCTATGCCCGGTATTCATTTTCGGTCTGGGGCCATTCCCGGAAATGGGTGTGATGGGCTCGGCAGTGGCCACAACCATTGGCCGATCTATGGGTGTACTGTATCAGCTTTACGCCCTGACGCGGGTGAAAGGGGTTATTCAGGTTCTCCAGTCAGATGTGACTCCTGACCTGAGCTTAATCCGTAATCTGCTTAGTTTAGCCATTGGTGGTACCAGCCAGTTTCTGGTTGGATCCGCCAGCTGGATATTCCTGACGCGGATTTTATCTACGTTTGGTAGCGACGTAGTAGCTGGTTATACCATCGCCATTCGCATTATTGTATTCACGATTCTGCCTTCGTGGGGCATGGCTAATGCCGCTGCCACACTAGTTGGACAGAATCTGGGGGCTGGTCAGCCCGAACGTGCCGAAACCTCCGCCTGGCGGGCGGCTTTCTGCAACATGCTCTTTTTAGCTGCCGTTGGCATTGGCTTCTTCCTGGGAGCAACCCCCATCGTCGGTTTGTTCGACAATAATGTTCGCGTCGTCGAAATTGCGGTCGAATGCCTTCGCGTATTTTGCCTGGGTTATCTATTCATGGCGTATGGAATGGTGCTGAGTCAGTCGCTCAATGGCGCGGGCGATACCCGAACGCCTACACTCATTAACATTGTATGCTTCTGGGTGGTTGAAATACCACTGGCCTATACACTAGCTCATCTGCTGCATTGGGGACCTCCGGGGGTATTCTGGTCGGTGGCAATTAGTGAGACGTTGCTGGCTGGTATCGCCATCTGGATTTTCCGCCGGGGACGCTGGAAAACCGTTCAGGTGTGA
- the hflX gene encoding GTPase HflX — protein sequence MIDNTKPPETAVLVALITQKQTADQTKDYLDELAFLAETSGVTTIKSFTQKLEHPDNRTFVGKGKLEEIQTFILDNPVDSVIFDDDLTPSQVRNLEESFKDVKVLDRSLLILNIFSMRAQTAQSRVQVELAQYQYMYPRLTRMWSHLTSQKGGVGMRGPGEKELETDRRIVKDRISFLKEKLAKIDKQSQTRRKERDRLVRVSLVGYTNVGKSTLMRTMAKTDVFAENKLFATVDSTVRKVTLGNIPFLLTDTVGFIRKLPTMLIESFKSTLDEVREADILVHVVDVSHPNFEEQIEVVNATLADIKAADKPMVLVFNKMDRFVPKDQWIEKPDQDDDDEFIDSHEEVAIPMAVRRKTALEYLKKTYLAQKADYVAFISAETGENVGELRDLLYTLVKERHFQIYPNWVNVPLIESAEYGDGLAG from the coding sequence ATGATCGACAACACAAAACCGCCCGAAACCGCTGTGTTGGTCGCGCTGATTACGCAAAAGCAAACGGCCGACCAAACGAAAGATTATCTCGACGAGTTAGCCTTTCTGGCCGAAACATCAGGCGTTACAACCATCAAATCGTTCACCCAAAAACTGGAACATCCCGATAACCGAACGTTTGTTGGCAAAGGCAAACTGGAAGAAATTCAGACGTTCATTCTCGACAATCCGGTTGATTCCGTCATTTTTGATGATGACCTGACGCCTTCGCAGGTACGGAATCTGGAAGAGAGTTTTAAAGATGTTAAAGTACTGGATCGCAGTTTGCTCATCCTGAATATTTTCTCGATGCGGGCCCAAACCGCCCAGTCGCGGGTGCAGGTCGAGTTAGCGCAATACCAGTACATGTACCCACGCCTAACCCGCATGTGGAGTCACTTAACCAGCCAGAAAGGCGGTGTGGGGATGCGCGGTCCGGGGGAAAAAGAACTCGAAACCGACCGTCGGATCGTGAAAGACCGAATCTCTTTCCTGAAAGAGAAACTGGCCAAAATTGACAAACAGAGCCAGACGCGCCGGAAAGAACGCGACCGCCTGGTGCGGGTTTCCCTGGTTGGTTACACGAACGTAGGCAAATCGACGCTGATGCGTACCATGGCGAAAACCGACGTATTTGCCGAAAATAAACTCTTCGCCACGGTAGATTCAACCGTACGAAAAGTGACGCTTGGCAATATTCCGTTTTTGTTGACGGATACGGTTGGTTTTATCCGCAAACTGCCAACGATGCTAATCGAGTCGTTTAAATCGACACTCGATGAAGTCCGCGAAGCAGATATTCTGGTTCACGTTGTCGATGTATCACACCCGAATTTTGAGGAGCAGATTGAAGTGGTCAACGCAACGCTGGCCGACATCAAAGCGGCCGATAAACCCATGGTACTGGTCTTCAACAAAATGGACCGCTTTGTTCCGAAAGACCAGTGGATAGAAAAACCCGATCAGGACGACGATGATGAGTTCATTGACTCGCACGAAGAGGTAGCTATTCCGATGGCCGTGCGCCGAAAAACTGCGCTGGAGTATCTGAAAAAGACGTATCTGGCCCAAAAAGCGGACTATGTGGCCTTCATCTCGGCAGAAACCGGCGAGAATGTAGGCGAACTGCGCGATTTGCTCTATACGCTGGTGAAAGAGAGACACTTCCAGATTTACCCCAACTGGGTTAACGTACCGCTCATCGAATCAGCGGAGTACGGCGATGGTTTGGCAGGTTGA